One window of the Pseudofrankia sp. DC12 genome contains the following:
- a CDS encoding ZIP family metal transporter, with product MSETRTLILGFIAGATILLGLPLGRLRRPRPGVSQFLNATAVGILIFLVWDVLAHAWEPLDTALGKVHDHSGGLGPVVGYGALFLGGLSLGLLGLLGYERALAHRSGRPRPASPGGQPRRFGPGAMAAEELTALNPPVQPGPSPARRLALTIAVGIGLHNFGEGLAIGGSAGRGEIGLATILVIGFALHNATEGFGIVAPLASEDDRPSWGFLLLAGLIGGGPTVVGTAIGRQFTSEPLSVIFLSLAAGSILYVVVQLIAVATRAGRRDLLYVGLLAGLTAGFLTDAVVTAGGA from the coding sequence GTGAGCGAGACGCGGACACTGATCCTGGGGTTCATCGCGGGCGCGACGATCCTGCTTGGACTTCCGCTGGGCCGGCTACGCCGTCCCAGGCCGGGCGTGAGCCAGTTCCTCAACGCGACCGCGGTCGGCATCCTGATCTTCCTCGTGTGGGACGTGCTCGCTCACGCCTGGGAGCCCCTCGACACCGCGCTGGGCAAGGTCCACGACCACAGCGGCGGACTCGGCCCGGTGGTCGGCTACGGCGCGTTGTTCCTCGGCGGCCTTTCCCTCGGGCTGCTGGGCCTGCTCGGCTACGAACGCGCGCTCGCGCACCGCTCCGGGCGGCCGCGACCCGCCAGCCCGGGCGGGCAGCCGCGCCGCTTCGGGCCGGGCGCCATGGCCGCCGAGGAGCTCACCGCCCTCAACCCACCCGTCCAACCGGGCCCTTCTCCGGCACGACGGCTGGCGTTGACCATCGCCGTGGGTATCGGCCTGCACAACTTCGGCGAGGGACTGGCCATCGGCGGCAGCGCCGGCCGCGGTGAGATCGGTCTCGCCACCATCCTCGTGATCGGCTTTGCACTACACAACGCGACCGAAGGATTCGGGATCGTCGCACCGCTCGCCTCCGAAGACGACCGGCCCAGCTGGGGATTCCTCCTGCTGGCCGGGCTCATCGGTGGCGGCCCCACCGTCGTGGGCACCGCCATCGGCCGGCAGTTCACCAGCGAGCCACTGAGCGTGATATTCCTGTCGCTGGCCGCGGGTTCCATCCTCTACGTCGTCGTCCAGCTCATCGCGGTGGCTACACGAGCGGGGCGCCGTGATCTGCTCTACGTCGGGCTTCTCGCCGGCCTCACCGCCGGATTCCTCACCGACGCCGTCGTCACCGCGGGCGGCGCCTGA
- a CDS encoding cytochrome P450 — translation MSRTQIPLLDLVEVTRSDDLSACYEQLHAGGAVVARGEKLGGYDYLAAIGYQAVRRAAGDATNLISAQGSTIPPLKTAIPPIPVEVDPPDHMKYRRLLVPELRPDRVDNWSGTIRAAVDHALDQFIEAGAGDLVDVAQYVPPAVIAVILGVPDDALVMVDITGRLNENTGQGDAEARAAANRDLMAYLEKVVTAAEGTDRTDLLGLVANAVIDGAPIGHTAALATAMTFVIAGQETTVNGIANLLGLLVTVPGLKERLLDEPALVPVAVEEALRLESPVQMMGRTAAVDTDVEGCPVRAGEKVGLGLGAANLDPAKFDQPGRFRLDRGANPHVAFGYGIHRCVGEHVARAEMTIAAEQVLARMPDVTLAGPLTRGANIPISRGTKAIPVRFTPGPRVLAR, via the coding sequence ATGTCAAGGACGCAGATCCCCCTCCTGGACCTCGTCGAGGTGACGAGGTCGGACGACCTCAGCGCGTGCTACGAACAGCTGCACGCCGGTGGCGCCGTCGTCGCCCGCGGCGAGAAGCTCGGCGGCTACGACTACCTGGCGGCGATCGGCTACCAGGCCGTCCGGCGGGCGGCCGGCGATGCCACGAACCTCATCTCCGCGCAGGGCTCGACCATTCCGCCGCTGAAGACGGCGATCCCGCCGATCCCGGTCGAGGTCGACCCGCCGGACCACATGAAATACCGCCGCCTGCTGGTGCCCGAGCTTCGCCCGGACCGGGTCGACAACTGGTCGGGAACCATCCGCGCCGCGGTGGACCACGCGCTGGACCAGTTCATCGAGGCCGGTGCCGGGGATCTCGTCGACGTCGCCCAGTACGTTCCGCCGGCCGTGATCGCTGTGATCCTCGGGGTCCCGGACGACGCGCTGGTCATGGTCGACATCACCGGGCGGCTGAACGAGAACACCGGCCAGGGCGACGCCGAAGCCCGCGCGGCCGCGAACCGGGACCTGATGGCCTACCTGGAGAAGGTCGTCACCGCGGCCGAGGGCACCGATCGCACCGACCTGCTCGGGCTGGTCGCGAACGCGGTCATCGACGGCGCGCCGATCGGGCACACCGCCGCGCTGGCGACGGCGATGACCTTCGTCATCGCCGGTCAGGAGACCACCGTCAACGGCATCGCGAACCTGCTCGGCCTGCTCGTGACGGTGCCAGGCCTCAAGGAGCGGCTCCTCGACGAGCCGGCGCTGGTCCCGGTCGCCGTCGAGGAGGCGCTGCGGCTGGAGTCGCCGGTGCAGATGATGGGCCGCACCGCCGCGGTCGACACGGATGTCGAGGGCTGTCCGGTGCGGGCCGGCGAGAAGGTCGGGCTCGGCCTGGGCGCGGCGAACCTCGACCCGGCGAAGTTCGACCAGCCCGGGCGGTTCCGGCTCGACCGCGGGGCCAACCCGCACGTGGCCTTCGGGTACGGGATCCACCGCTGCGTCGGCGAGCACGTGGCACGCGCCGAGATGACGATCGCGGCCGAGCAGGTGCTGGCGCGGATGCCCGACGTCACGCTCGCCGGTCCGCTCACACGGGGCGCGAACATCCCGATCAGCCGGGGCACCAAGGCCATCCCGGTCCGGTTCACGCCGGGGCCCCGCGTCCTCGCGCGCTGA
- a CDS encoding aldehyde dehydrogenase family protein: protein MAAVADHQNGNLVMTDYYFVAGIGLPVRGRLDVRNPADHDDVVGTIPELTAADVARVVRAADRAQKGWGARTPRARYDLLAAALAGADVTGADVLLTRENGKVLADSTRELGYLDFPVRFLAEHLDWLADGDDLGDSGRHRTRVLRRPFGVVGILTPWNVPIGMSVVTIAPALLAGNAVVAHIPPTCPLTVLRVFGQLAGALPPGVLSLICAPDPTIAQALVEHPLVRNVHFTGSTAVGALVAREAAGTMATVTLELGGNDPAIVLDDAFDDGALYQRLAASAFGFGGQACVALKRLYVPRSRVAEVVDGLGSVLSSTVVGDGLDPATTLGPLHTARGRARVRGLVQRSGGDVHEFGKLAGDPAKGNFLLPVVVSGLDNTAPLVREEQFGPALPVVAYDSVDEAVAMANDSEFGLASSVWSADQEAAAQVAGALEAGMTWINMHAGAAIDGRAPWGGVKLSGVGRGGANRAGLEGFTEPHAITWPGSAA from the coding sequence GTGGCAGCTGTCGCGGACCACCAGAACGGGAATCTCGTTATGACGGACTATTACTTTGTCGCCGGCATTGGGTTACCAGTCCGCGGCCGGCTCGACGTGCGCAACCCAGCTGATCACGACGACGTGGTCGGTACGATCCCAGAGCTGACCGCCGCGGACGTCGCCCGGGTGGTGCGGGCCGCCGACCGCGCGCAGAAGGGCTGGGGCGCGAGGACGCCACGCGCGCGCTACGACCTGCTTGCCGCGGCGCTGGCCGGGGCCGACGTCACCGGCGCCGACGTACTGCTGACCCGGGAGAACGGCAAGGTCCTCGCTGACTCCACCCGCGAGCTGGGCTATCTGGACTTCCCGGTGAGGTTCCTGGCCGAGCACCTCGACTGGCTCGCCGACGGCGACGACCTCGGCGACTCGGGCCGGCACCGGACCCGCGTCCTGCGCCGGCCCTTCGGGGTCGTCGGCATCCTGACGCCGTGGAACGTCCCGATCGGCATGAGCGTCGTGACCATCGCCCCGGCGCTGCTCGCTGGGAACGCGGTCGTCGCCCATATCCCGCCGACCTGTCCGCTCACGGTCCTGCGGGTCTTCGGCCAGCTGGCCGGGGCGCTGCCGCCCGGCGTCCTGTCGCTGATCTGCGCGCCGGACCCCACGATCGCCCAGGCACTGGTCGAGCACCCGCTGGTGCGCAACGTCCACTTCACGGGCAGCACCGCGGTCGGTGCGCTGGTGGCCAGGGAGGCCGCTGGCACGATGGCGACGGTCACCCTCGAGCTCGGTGGCAACGACCCGGCCATCGTCCTCGACGACGCGTTCGATGACGGCGCGCTCTACCAGCGGCTGGCCGCCTCTGCCTTCGGCTTCGGCGGGCAGGCGTGTGTCGCGTTGAAACGGCTTTATGTCCCCCGGTCGAGGGTCGCCGAGGTGGTCGACGGGCTGGGGTCGGTCCTGTCGTCGACCGTGGTCGGGGACGGCCTCGACCCCGCCACGACGCTCGGCCCGCTGCACACCGCGCGGGGACGCGCGCGGGTGCGCGGGCTCGTCCAGCGTTCCGGTGGTGACGTCCACGAGTTCGGCAAGCTGGCCGGCGACCCGGCGAAGGGGAACTTCCTCCTGCCGGTGGTCGTGTCCGGCCTGGACAACACGGCGCCGCTGGTGCGCGAGGAGCAGTTCGGTCCGGCGCTGCCGGTGGTCGCCTACGACTCGGTCGACGAGGCGGTGGCCATGGCCAACGACTCCGAGTTCGGGCTCGCCAGCTCGGTGTGGTCCGCCGACCAGGAGGCCGCCGCTCAGGTGGCGGGCGCGCTGGAGGCCGGGATGACCTGGATCAACATGCACGCGGGCGCGGCGATCGACGGCCGCGCGCCCTGGGGCGGCGTCAAGCTCAGCGGGGTCGGCCGGGGCGGCGCGAACCGCGCCGGTCTGGAGGGCTTCACCGAGCCGCACGCCATCACCTGGCCCGGCTCGGCCGCCTGA
- a CDS encoding cytochrome P450, whose translation MTADVDLRHHHWTIDEEVAQYLNADHPDRAEITRDPYPFFDRLRAHAPVYRTASGPVLVTSYQATQGLVRDRRWSREEMSGAPGVTPTQRVFLESLAFRDPPKHTVLRGLLAGLFTPKSLEASRADVRDIVRGLLAELRGRDHFDFIQDFSYLVPLRLICRLVGVPLSLESEFIAWGDALIGSLEPLPQAAEVAARRETTARECFAFFTELIRERRARPGGSDIISQLLAARDEEGRFLTDEEIIANCMLLHSAGFSTTRNLISNGMYLLLRNPASYAELRSDPGVIPSAVEEMLRCEGPARNSLRRTAPEDTGLGGLPIQAGESVYAILAAANRDPAAFDDPHTFNIRRAGPRQVAFGGGIHLCLGQSLARLEATIAFAHLAEAPRLEADVDALEWIPSFLTRGLASFPVRWA comes from the coding sequence ATGACAGCTGACGTGGACCTGCGGCACCACCACTGGACGATCGACGAGGAGGTGGCCCAGTACCTGAACGCGGACCACCCCGACCGGGCCGAGATCACCCGGGACCCGTACCCCTTCTTCGACCGCCTGCGCGCGCACGCGCCGGTCTACCGGACCGCGTCCGGACCGGTTCTCGTCACGTCGTACCAGGCCACGCAGGGGCTGGTCCGGGACCGGCGGTGGAGCCGGGAGGAGATGTCCGGCGCGCCGGGCGTCACCCCCACCCAGCGCGTCTTTCTCGAGAGCCTGGCCTTCCGGGACCCGCCGAAGCACACCGTGCTCCGCGGGCTGCTGGCCGGCCTGTTCACCCCGAAGTCACTGGAGGCGAGCCGGGCGGACGTCCGCGACATCGTGCGGGGCCTGCTGGCCGAGCTGCGCGGGCGGGACCACTTCGACTTCATCCAGGACTTCTCGTACCTGGTCCCGCTGCGGCTGATCTGCCGGCTCGTCGGTGTCCCGCTGAGCCTGGAAAGCGAGTTCATCGCCTGGGGCGACGCGTTGATCGGGTCGCTGGAGCCGCTGCCGCAGGCCGCGGAGGTGGCCGCCCGGCGGGAGACGACCGCACGGGAGTGCTTCGCGTTCTTCACCGAGCTCATCCGGGAGCGCCGGGCGCGTCCCGGCGGGTCCGACATCATCTCGCAGCTGCTGGCGGCCAGGGACGAGGAAGGGCGGTTCCTGACGGACGAGGAGATCATCGCGAACTGCATGCTGCTGCATTCCGCGGGGTTCAGCACCACCAGGAACCTGATCTCCAACGGCATGTACCTGCTGCTGCGGAACCCCGCGTCCTACGCCGAGCTGCGGTCCGACCCGGGCGTCATCCCGTCGGCGGTCGAGGAGATGCTGCGGTGCGAGGGCCCCGCGCGCAACAGCCTGCGCCGGACCGCGCCCGAGGACACCGGGCTCGGCGGGCTGCCGATCCAGGCGGGCGAGTCCGTCTACGCGATCCTCGCGGCCGCGAACCGGGATCCGGCGGCGTTCGACGACCCGCACACGTTCAACATCCGGCGTGCGGGCCCGCGCCAGGTGGCCTTCGGCGGCGGAATCCATCTGTGCCTCGGGCAGAGCCTCGCCCGCCTCGAGGCCACCATTGCCTTCGCCCACCTGGCCGAGGCGCCCAGGCTGGAAGCGGACGTCGACGCGCTCGAGTGGATCCCGTCGTTCCTGACCCGCGGGCTCGCCTCGTTCCCGGTGCGGTGGGCGTAG
- a CDS encoding NAD(P)-dependent alcohol dehydrogenase — protein MKATAAVFPATGAPVAFHEVEVAEPRDSEVLVRMTATGICHTDLSVRDGIIPFPLPAVAGHEGAGVVEAAGRAVRTVEPGDKVLLVPPSCGVCGPCGTGHPSLCEVSALRWSGRRLDGTPVLALDGAPLAARFLGQSSFCSHALVEERTVLRAPRDVADTTLAPFGCGVVTGAGAVLRVLRPGPGSSVVVLGAGAVGLSAVMAAAVTAATRIVAVDLVPSRLELARELGATGTINGREAGDLGAAIRELTGGGADFVVETTASTQVLRAALSGLARGGTVGLVGAAAPTEQLALPLVQLVSGAMGLRGVVMGDGSPAFLRALIGLHRQGRLPVDRLVQVYPFERIDAAMADAAGGRTIKPVLTFG, from the coding sequence ATGAAAGCTACCGCCGCGGTGTTTCCGGCGACGGGGGCCCCGGTCGCGTTCCACGAGGTCGAGGTGGCCGAGCCACGCGACTCGGAGGTCCTGGTCCGGATGACCGCCACCGGTATCTGCCACACCGACCTGTCAGTACGGGATGGGATCATTCCGTTCCCGCTGCCAGCCGTGGCCGGTCACGAGGGCGCGGGTGTCGTCGAGGCGGCCGGACGGGCTGTGCGGACCGTCGAGCCAGGAGACAAGGTCCTGCTCGTCCCGCCGTCGTGCGGGGTCTGCGGGCCGTGCGGCACCGGCCACCCGTCGCTGTGCGAGGTGTCCGCGCTGCGCTGGTCCGGCCGGCGGCTCGACGGCACGCCCGTCCTGGCCCTCGACGGCGCGCCGCTGGCCGCGCGCTTCCTCGGCCAGTCGTCGTTCTGCTCGCACGCCCTGGTCGAGGAGCGGACGGTCCTGCGGGCACCGCGGGACGTGGCCGACACGACCCTCGCCCCGTTCGGCTGCGGGGTCGTGACCGGCGCCGGAGCGGTGCTGCGGGTGCTGCGGCCGGGGCCCGGCTCCAGCGTCGTCGTGCTCGGGGCCGGCGCCGTCGGGCTGTCCGCGGTCATGGCCGCGGCCGTCACCGCCGCGACCCGGATCGTCGCCGTGGACCTGGTCCCGTCCCGGCTGGAACTCGCCCGCGAGCTGGGCGCGACCGGCACGATCAACGGCCGGGAGGCCGGCGACCTGGGCGCGGCGATCCGGGAGCTCACCGGTGGCGGCGCCGACTTCGTCGTCGAGACCACCGCGAGCACCCAGGTCCTGCGGGCAGCGCTGTCCGGTCTCGCCCGCGGCGGGACGGTCGGCCTCGTGGGGGCGGCGGCGCCCACCGAGCAGCTCGCGCTGCCGCTCGTCCAGCTCGTCTCGGGCGCCATGGGGCTGCGCGGCGTCGTGATGGGCGACGGCAGCCCCGCGTTCCTGCGCGCGCTGATCGGGCTGCACCGGCAGGGCCGGCTCCCCGTGGACCGGCTTGTCCAGGTCTACCCGTTCGAGCGGATCGACGCGGCCATGGCCGACGCGGCCGGCGGGCGCACGATCAAGCCGGTGCTCACCTTCGGCTGA